From Eleftheria terrae, the proteins below share one genomic window:
- a CDS encoding terminase gpA endonuclease subunit: MDFNYEGAVEIERAWRQGLTPDPLLTVSEWADQHRVLSSKASAEPGRWRTARTPYLREILDCLSPTSPVERVVFMKGAQVGAPLALDTPIPTPEGWSTMGQLSPGDYVLGADGWPCKVTGASPVLEDQPCYCILFEDGQTVVCDAAHLWRVWDFTNDVPQERTLRTEQMVGRVMLGRSKRFRFAVDLCKAVELPREPLLIDPYVLGVWLGDGSSTMNHISVHEDDEEIAQHLNACGVNAIFRLPTWRKGRCANVIIDPTYRAIGEDQLPLAGSGRSRFMTHLRLLDLLDNKHIPQAYLRAGRQQRLALVQGLMDTDGTISADGKTCTFSNVDRNLIDGLVELLRSLGYKPSVSSRPGRLHRIREQGWTASQEHWRVTWTAYAEEPMFRLSRKLARMRSIDKGLPARSRRRRIVDIQPVASVPVRCIAVDSSDHLFLCGKGWIPTHNTEAGSNWIGYVIHHSPGPMMAVWPTVEMAKRNSKQRIDPLVEESPVLAELIAPARSRDAGNTILSKEFRGGVLVMTGANSAVGLRSMPVRYLFLDEVDGYPLDVEGEGDAISLAEARTRTFARRKIFIVSTPTIAGASTIEREYEASDQRRYLVPCPHCGHSQWLRFERLRWERERPHTVAYICEDCEAPIPEHHKTRMLERGQWRATVTGGSRRTAGFHLSSLYSPIGWRSWRDIAAAWESATAKESRSSAAIKTFKNTELGETWTEDGEAPDWQRLLERRESYRPGSIPWGGLLLVAGADIQKDRIEVSVWAWGRGKESWLIEHRVLMGDTGRADVWRQLGALLNETWAHESGVQMPLAKLAVDTGFQTQEAYAFVRACHDVRVMAVKGVPTGAALIGTPTAVDVTAAGRRLRRGIKVFAVAVGLAKQELYSNLRKAPNVDPSTGEIAYPPGYVHLPAMDAEYLQQLCAEQLVTRRDRNGFPVREWQKMRERNEALDIAVYARAAAAACGLDRFEERHWRELERPFEGGRSLPPQFSPKPEPSQLFAASAPDAVAATAFDSSARRNTRRVVKSRWLSS, translated from the coding sequence ATGGACTTCAACTACGAAGGGGCGGTCGAGATCGAACGTGCCTGGCGGCAGGGCTTGACGCCGGATCCACTGCTGACGGTCTCCGAATGGGCTGACCAACACCGGGTGCTGTCCAGCAAGGCATCCGCGGAGCCCGGACGCTGGCGCACCGCCCGCACGCCCTACCTGCGGGAGATCCTCGACTGCCTCTCGCCGACGTCACCCGTGGAACGCGTGGTGTTCATGAAGGGCGCACAGGTCGGTGCCCCGCTGGCGCTCGATACGCCGATTCCCACTCCCGAAGGGTGGAGCACGATGGGTCAGCTGAGCCCCGGCGACTATGTCCTCGGGGCCGATGGCTGGCCCTGCAAAGTCACGGGCGCCTCGCCAGTGCTCGAAGACCAGCCCTGCTATTGCATCCTCTTCGAGGACGGTCAGACCGTCGTCTGTGATGCAGCGCATCTCTGGCGCGTGTGGGACTTCACCAATGATGTTCCGCAGGAACGCACGCTGCGAACGGAGCAAATGGTCGGGCGTGTGATGTTGGGCCGGAGCAAGCGGTTTCGGTTTGCCGTGGACTTGTGCAAGGCGGTGGAGTTGCCCCGCGAACCGTTGCTGATCGATCCCTACGTGCTGGGTGTCTGGTTGGGCGACGGCAGCAGCACGATGAATCACATCAGCGTGCATGAAGACGATGAGGAGATCGCGCAGCACTTGAACGCCTGCGGCGTCAATGCCATATTCCGCCTGCCCACCTGGCGCAAGGGGCGCTGCGCCAATGTGATCATCGACCCGACGTACCGGGCCATCGGCGAGGATCAATTGCCCCTGGCTGGCAGCGGTCGCTCCCGTTTCATGACACATCTGCGGCTGCTGGACTTGCTGGACAACAAGCACATCCCGCAGGCCTACTTGCGCGCTGGGCGCCAGCAGCGCCTGGCCTTGGTGCAGGGCTTGATGGATACCGACGGCACCATCAGCGCCGACGGTAAGACATGTACCTTCTCCAACGTCGATCGCAACTTGATCGATGGACTCGTCGAGCTGCTGCGCAGCCTGGGCTACAAACCCAGCGTGTCCAGCCGACCGGGCAGGCTGCATCGAATCCGCGAGCAAGGCTGGACGGCCAGCCAGGAGCATTGGCGGGTCACCTGGACCGCCTATGCAGAAGAGCCGATGTTTCGGCTCTCGCGCAAGCTTGCCCGCATGCGTTCGATCGACAAGGGGCTGCCCGCCAGGAGCCGGCGCCGACGTATCGTCGATATCCAGCCGGTGGCCTCGGTACCGGTGCGCTGTATCGCCGTGGACTCGTCCGATCACCTGTTCCTGTGCGGCAAGGGCTGGATTCCTACCCACAACACCGAGGCGGGCAGTAATTGGATTGGCTACGTGATCCATCACTCGCCGGGTCCCATGATGGCCGTCTGGCCGACCGTAGAGATGGCCAAGCGCAACTCCAAGCAGCGCATCGATCCGCTGGTGGAGGAGTCACCGGTGTTGGCCGAGCTGATCGCGCCGGCCCGCAGCCGGGACGCGGGCAACACCATCTTGTCCAAGGAGTTCCGCGGCGGCGTGCTGGTGATGACCGGGGCCAACAGCGCGGTGGGCCTGCGTTCGATGCCGGTGCGCTACCTGTTCCTGGATGAGGTGGACGGCTATCCGCTGGACGTGGAGGGCGAAGGAGATGCCATCTCGCTGGCCGAGGCCCGCACTCGCACCTTCGCGCGGCGCAAGATCTTCATCGTCAGCACGCCGACGATTGCCGGAGCCTCGACCATCGAGCGCGAGTACGAAGCGTCGGACCAACGTCGCTACCTCGTGCCGTGCCCGCACTGCGGCCACAGCCAGTGGCTGCGCTTCGAGCGACTGCGCTGGGAGCGGGAGCGGCCGCACACCGTCGCCTACATCTGCGAGGACTGCGAAGCGCCCATCCCTGAGCACCACAAGACGCGGATGCTGGAGCGCGGGCAGTGGCGGGCGACGGTGACGGGTGGCTCGCGGCGGACGGCCGGCTTCCACTTGTCATCGCTGTACAGTCCGATCGGCTGGCGCTCCTGGCGCGACATTGCTGCCGCCTGGGAGAGCGCCACCGCCAAGGAATCCCGCTCGTCGGCGGCCATCAAGACCTTCAAGAACACGGAGCTGGGCGAGACGTGGACCGAGGACGGCGAGGCGCCCGACTGGCAGCGCCTGCTAGAGCGGCGCGAGAGCTACCGCCCGGGATCGATCCCCTGGGGCGGCCTGCTGCTGGTGGCGGGGGCCGACATCCAGAAGGACCGCATCGAGGTGTCGGTCTGGGCCTGGGGCCGGGGCAAGGAATCCTGGTTGATCGAGCACCGCGTGCTGATGGGCGACACCGGGCGAGCCGATGTGTGGCGCCAGCTCGGCGCGCTGCTGAACGAAACCTGGGCCCACGAGAGTGGGGTGCAGATGCCGCTGGCCAAGCTGGCCGTGGACACCGGCTTTCAGACGCAGGAGGCCTATGCGTTCGTGCGCGCCTGCCACGACGTCCGGGTGATGGCGGTCAAGGGGGTGCCGACTGGTGCCGCACTGATCGGGACACCGACCGCGGTGGATGTCACGGCGGCTGGCCGCCGGCTGCGGCGCGGCATCAAGGTCTTTGCGGTGGCAGTGGGCCTCGCCAAGCAGGAGCTGTACAGCAACCTGCGAAAGGCGCCGAACGTCGATCCGAGCACTGGGGAGATCGCTTATCCGCCCGGCTACGTCCACTTGCCCGCCATGGACGCCGAGTACCTGCAGCAGCTGTGCGCCGAGCAACTGGTCACCCGGCGAGACCGCAACGGCTTCCCGGTGCGGGAGTGGCAGAAGATGCGCGAGAGGAACGAGGCCCTGGATATCGCGGTCTACGCCCGAGCTGCTGCGGCGGCGTGCGGCTTGGACCGTTTCGAAGAACGCCATTGGCGGGAGCTGGAGCGACCGTTCGAGGGCGGGCGGTCCCTGCCACCGCAGTTTTCGCCAAAGCCCGAACCTTCCCAGCTGTTCGCCGCTTCTGCGCCTGACGCCGTTGCGGCCACGGCCTTCGACTCCTCAGCGCGCAGAAACACCAGGCGGGTGGTTAAGAGTCGATGGCTCTCGTCCTAG
- a CDS encoding phage head-tail joining protein — translation MAYSEEDLRRVQAALAKGERRVSFGDKTVEYRDVAELQTALREVKRDLAAQGVTARPPRQIRVTTSKGT, via the coding sequence ATGGCTTACTCCGAGGAGGATTTACGACGCGTACAAGCGGCCCTGGCCAAAGGCGAGCGCCGCGTTAGCTTCGGCGACAAGACCGTCGAGTACCGCGACGTCGCCGAGTTGCAGACGGCCTTGCGAGAGGTCAAGCGCGACCTGGCCGCCCAAGGGGTGACGGCCCGCCCGCCCCGGCAGATCCGCGTCACCACCAGCAAGGGCACCTGA
- a CDS encoding phage portal protein produces MGWFAKLRRGLFGATPTYDGVGGGRRAVAWQVGNPGAVAALAFTQNELRAKSRDLVRRNAWAAAGTEAFVAAAIGTGIKPQSLVLDIPQREMIQALWRDWCEDADAGGLTDFYGLQSLACRAMLEGGEALVRLRYRRPEDRLPVALQIQVLEPEHLPATMNLELLSGNVVRAGMEFDRLGRRVAYHLYRSHPNDGALAPMSGVGGMETVRIPASEVIHLFRPLRPGQIRGEPWLARALVKLHELDQYDDAELVRKKTAAMFAGFITRGAPEDNLMGEGGPDAHGAALAGLEPGTLQFLEPGEDIRFSAPADVGSSYADFMRQQFRAVAAAMGITYEMLTGDLTQVNYSSIRAGLLEFRRRCEALQHGVIVHQLCRPIWRAWMAQAVLEGALELPGYTRRRRQYQAVKWIPQGWQWVDPKKEFDAMNTAIRSGLLSRSEAISASGYDAEDVDREIAADNERADALGLVFDSDPRHDRPAAATPAPAVHEQDL; encoded by the coding sequence ATGGGCTGGTTCGCCAAACTCAGGCGTGGCCTGTTCGGTGCAACGCCCACCTACGACGGTGTCGGCGGTGGCCGCCGAGCTGTCGCCTGGCAGGTCGGCAACCCAGGCGCTGTGGCGGCGCTGGCGTTCACTCAGAACGAGCTGCGCGCCAAGAGCCGTGACCTGGTGCGCCGCAACGCATGGGCGGCGGCCGGCACCGAGGCGTTTGTGGCTGCCGCGATCGGCACCGGCATCAAGCCGCAGTCGCTGGTGCTGGATATCCCGCAGCGCGAGATGATCCAGGCGCTGTGGCGCGACTGGTGCGAGGACGCAGATGCTGGCGGCCTCACCGACTTCTACGGCCTGCAGTCGCTGGCCTGCCGGGCGATGCTGGAGGGCGGCGAGGCGCTGGTCCGCCTGCGCTACCGCCGGCCGGAGGACCGCCTGCCGGTGGCTCTGCAGATCCAGGTGCTGGAGCCGGAACACCTGCCGGCCACGATGAACCTGGAGCTGCTATCGGGCAACGTGGTGCGGGCTGGAATGGAGTTTGATCGGCTGGGCCGGCGCGTGGCCTATCACCTCTACCGCTCGCACCCGAACGATGGCGCCTTGGCGCCGATGTCGGGCGTCGGCGGCATGGAGACGGTGCGCATCCCGGCCAGTGAAGTGATCCACCTCTTTCGTCCGCTGCGGCCGGGCCAGATCCGCGGCGAGCCCTGGCTCGCCCGCGCCCTCGTGAAGCTCCACGAGCTGGATCAGTACGACGACGCCGAGTTGGTGCGCAAGAAGACGGCGGCCATGTTCGCCGGATTCATCACCCGGGGTGCTCCCGAGGACAACCTGATGGGCGAAGGCGGGCCGGATGCCCACGGCGCGGCGCTCGCCGGCCTGGAGCCCGGCACCCTGCAGTTCCTGGAGCCAGGCGAGGACATCCGCTTCTCCGCCCCTGCGGACGTGGGCAGCAGCTACGCCGATTTCATGCGGCAGCAGTTCCGCGCCGTAGCCGCCGCGATGGGCATCACCTACGAGATGTTGACGGGTGACCTGACGCAAGTGAACTACTCCTCCATCCGCGCCGGGCTGCTGGAGTTCCGCCGTCGCTGCGAAGCGCTGCAGCACGGCGTGATCGTGCACCAGCTGTGCCGGCCGATCTGGCGGGCCTGGATGGCCCAGGCGGTGCTGGAAGGGGCGCTGGAGCTGCCCGGCTACACGCGGCGCCGCCGACAGTACCAGGCGGTGAAGTGGATCCCGCAAGGCTGGCAGTGGGTGGACCCGAAGAAGGAGTTCGACGCGATGAACACCGCGATCCGCTCCGGTCTGCTCTCACGCTCCGAGGCGATCTCTGCGTCGGGCTACGACGCCGAGGACGTTGACCGGGAGATTGCGGCCGACAACGAACGCGCCGACGCGTTAGGGCTGGTTTTCGACTCCGACCCGCGGCACGACCGGCCTGCGGCGGCGACACCGGCACCCGCCGTCCATGAACAGGACCTCTGA
- a CDS encoding S49 family peptidase, which yields MSLPYLASRLYGTPLLITRSKLDVILAVLGSRLGWPSAEAQPALPVPRTAASPTAPGIALIPIHGTLVRRSMGLEAASGLTSYAEIGARLDAALADPEVKGILLDIDSPGGEAGGVFELAQRIRTASRSKPVWAHANDAAYSAAYAIAAAASRLTLSQTAGIGSIGVIALHVDQSAKDLQDGLAYRAVYAGHHKNDFSPHQPLTPEAASALQTEVDRLYAIFVGSVAQMRGLSQDAVRATEARLLFGHGGVDAGLADAVLSLEDVQAEFAARLAGPTVLLPSPAAVTPRPTSPSPSSSPTEHTMHSNDLMNPPADAVPPATAALSSVAAPVPAAAAAYRNEAHAIAELCLIAGAPERTAEFLGAGMTQDQVRRVLLDARASQPEISSRITAGAGTSAVAAPESSPLMSAVKKLISRS from the coding sequence ATGTCACTCCCCTACCTGGCGTCCCGGCTGTACGGGACGCCGCTGCTGATCACCCGATCCAAGCTGGACGTCATCCTGGCGGTGCTGGGATCGCGCCTGGGATGGCCCAGCGCCGAGGCGCAGCCGGCGCTGCCGGTGCCCCGGACAGCGGCCAGCCCGACCGCCCCCGGCATTGCCTTGATCCCGATTCACGGCACCCTGGTGCGCCGGTCGATGGGTCTGGAGGCGGCCTCCGGCTTGACGTCCTATGCCGAGATTGGCGCCCGCCTGGACGCTGCGCTGGCCGACCCCGAAGTCAAAGGCATCCTGCTGGACATCGACTCGCCCGGCGGTGAAGCTGGTGGCGTGTTCGAGCTGGCTCAGCGCATCCGCACGGCCAGCCGGAGCAAGCCGGTCTGGGCACACGCCAACGATGCGGCCTACTCGGCGGCCTACGCCATCGCCGCAGCGGCCAGCCGGTTGACGCTGTCGCAGACAGCTGGGATTGGCTCCATCGGCGTCATTGCGCTGCACGTGGACCAGTCCGCCAAGGATCTGCAGGACGGATTGGCGTACCGCGCGGTCTACGCCGGCCACCACAAGAACGACTTCAGCCCGCACCAGCCGCTGACGCCCGAGGCCGCCTCTGCCTTGCAGACCGAGGTCGATCGCCTCTACGCGATCTTCGTCGGCTCCGTGGCGCAAATGCGCGGGTTGAGCCAAGACGCCGTGCGGGCGACCGAGGCGCGGCTGCTGTTCGGCCATGGCGGTGTTGACGCTGGCCTGGCCGATGCCGTGCTGAGCCTGGAAGACGTGCAGGCCGAGTTCGCTGCTCGCCTCGCGGGTCCAACCGTTCTCCTGCCTTCCCCCGCCGCGGTGACGCCGCGGCCTACTTCGCCTTCTCCTTCTTCCTCACCCACGGAGCACACGATGCACTCCAACGACCTCATGAACCCGCCGGCTGACGCGGTGCCGCCCGCCACTGCTGCTCTGTCGTCGGTAGCTGCTCCGGTGCCTGCCGCAGCAGCGGCCTATCGCAACGAGGCGCATGCCATTGCCGAGCTGTGTCTGATCGCTGGCGCACCGGAGCGCACCGCCGAATTCCTCGGTGCCGGCATGACGCAGGACCAGGTGCGTCGGGTGCTGCTCGACGCGCGCGCCAGCCAGCCGGAGATCAGCTCGCGCATCACGGCCGGCGCCGGCACGAGCGCAGTGGCCGCGCCGGAATCCAGCCCGCTGATGTCAGCCGTCAAGAAACTGATCTCTCGGAGCTGA
- a CDS encoding head decoration protein, translated as MPVLREPNNLGDLLKYEAPNLYSRETATVAAGQKLVLGAVVGRETATGKIKALAPAAKDGTEAAEAVLAFDIDASQGERADAVLIVRHAVFARAALVWPAGITPEQRSAAIAQLAVRGLAVRDSA; from the coding sequence GTGCCCGTGCTCCGCGAACCCAACAACCTGGGCGACCTGCTGAAGTACGAGGCTCCGAACCTGTACTCGCGCGAGACCGCCACCGTGGCCGCCGGCCAGAAACTCGTGCTCGGCGCCGTCGTCGGCCGGGAGACGGCCACCGGCAAGATCAAGGCGCTGGCCCCTGCCGCCAAGGACGGCACCGAGGCGGCGGAGGCCGTGCTCGCCTTCGACATCGATGCGTCGCAGGGCGAGCGGGCCGATGCGGTTCTGATCGTGCGCCACGCCGTCTTTGCCCGCGCCGCGCTGGTATGGCCGGCCGGTATCACGCCGGAGCAGCGCTCCGCGGCCATCGCCCAGCTTGCGGTGCGCGGGCTGGCGGTCCGCGACAGCGCGTGA
- a CDS encoding major capsid protein, translating to MQNPFNNPAFSTAALTAAINILPNRYGRLESLNLMPIKSVRLRQILIEERNGVLNLLPTRPPGAPGTVGTRGKRGIRSFVVPHIPHDDVVLPEEVQGIRAFGSETELESIAGVMAGHLETMRNKHAITLEHLRMGALKGVILDADGSVLYDLYREFDIQPKTISFGLENEKTNVKAKCIEVLAHIEENLRGEFMTGVHCLCSPEFFAALTGHATVIKAYERWQDGAVLINDVRQGFRYGSILFEEYRGQASDEHGNTRRFIGAGEAQAFPIGTISTFATYVAPADFNETVNTPGQPLYAKQEPRKFDRGTDLHTQSNPLPMCHRPALLVKLKA from the coding sequence ATGCAGAACCCCTTCAACAACCCGGCGTTCTCCACCGCCGCTCTGACGGCGGCCATCAACATCCTGCCCAACCGCTACGGCCGGCTGGAGTCGCTCAACCTGATGCCCATCAAGTCGGTGCGGCTGCGCCAGATCCTGATCGAGGAGCGCAACGGCGTGCTCAACCTGCTGCCGACGCGACCGCCCGGGGCGCCAGGCACGGTCGGCACCCGCGGCAAGCGGGGTATCCGGTCCTTTGTGGTGCCGCACATCCCGCACGACGACGTGGTGCTGCCTGAGGAGGTCCAAGGGATCCGGGCGTTCGGCAGCGAAACCGAGCTCGAATCGATCGCGGGCGTCATGGCCGGCCACCTGGAGACCATGCGCAACAAGCACGCCATCACGCTGGAGCACCTGCGCATGGGGGCCCTCAAGGGCGTCATCCTCGACGCCGACGGCTCGGTGCTCTATGACCTCTACCGCGAGTTCGACATCCAGCCCAAGACGATCAGCTTTGGGCTGGAGAACGAGAAGACCAACGTCAAGGCCAAGTGCATCGAGGTGCTGGCCCACATCGAGGAGAACCTGCGGGGCGAGTTCATGACGGGCGTGCACTGCCTGTGCTCGCCGGAGTTCTTCGCCGCCCTGACGGGCCACGCCACGGTGATCAAGGCCTACGAACGCTGGCAGGACGGCGCGGTCCTCATCAACGATGTGCGCCAGGGCTTCCGCTACGGCTCCATCCTGTTCGAGGAATACCGCGGCCAGGCCAGCGACGAACACGGCAACACCCGGCGCTTCATTGGCGCCGGAGAGGCGCAGGCTTTCCCCATCGGAACGATCAGCACTTTTGCTACCTATGTTGCGCCGGCCGATTTCAATGAGACGGTCAACACGCCGGGCCAGCCGCTGTACGCCAAGCAGGAGCCGCGCAAGTTCGATCGGGGCACCGATCTGCACACGCAGAGCAACCCGCTGCCGATGTGCCACCGGCCGGCCCTGCTGGTGAAGCTGAAGGCCTGA
- a CDS encoding head-tail joining protein, with protein sequence MRVEDLYDAAARSGLLTKVVVDGHPVHTEFRSPDNTVLDGLAVSADYAIRYPASWLPDLAPGQTIYIEGVAYRVRDKQAIGDGTERRATLSRL encoded by the coding sequence GTGCGGGTCGAAGACCTGTACGACGCCGCCGCGCGATCCGGACTGCTCACGAAGGTGGTCGTGGACGGACACCCGGTGCACACCGAGTTCCGATCGCCCGACAACACGGTGCTCGACGGCCTAGCCGTGTCCGCAGACTACGCCATCCGTTACCCCGCCTCCTGGCTCCCGGACCTTGCTCCTGGGCAGACAATTTATATCGAAGGCGTGGCCTACCGAGTACGGGACAAGCAAGCAATCGGCGACGGCACCGAGCGAAGGGCCACCCTCTCACGACTATGA